GTCAAAGTTGAATGCTAAAGAAATCAAAGCCAAGATAGGAGTAAATGTAAATTCTACAATCCGACATTGGCAAGAGCATCTCCAAGAAAGCTTAGAACCTTTGCTGTCATGTTACTCTGTCGGGTTAGAGACAGGAGATTTACAATATGCCGCCTATGGTTTGTCTGTATACTGCGTTCATGCATACTTGAGTGGCAAAGAACTGTCTTTGCTGGAAACAGAAATGGCAACCTCTAGGAATGCGATTCATCTCATCAAACAAGAAACGGTACTTTATTCTCAAGAAATTTTTTGGCAGGCTGTTTTAAACATGAGGGGAAAGGCAGAAAATCCATGCCTGCTTAAGGGTCAAGCTTACGATGAACAGACGATGCTACCGCTGCATCAACGAAACAACGACCAAATGACAATTCATTATTTATATTTGCACAAACTTGTACTTTGTTATTTATTTGAGAATTACTCGGAAGCAGTTAAAAATATCGCTACAGTAGAAAGTTCGTTGAGTGCAGCAATAGGACAGATCAGTTTTGCAATTTTTTATTTCTATGATTCTTTGGTGCAATTGGCAGCGTACCCGGATAGTTTGGAATCAGAGCAAAAAAATATTATTGAGCGAGTCAGAAATAATCAAGAAAAGATGCAAAAATGGGCGCATTATGCTCCGATGAATTTTTTGCACAAATTCTATTTAGTAGAGGCAGAACGCCATCGAGTTTTAGGAGACAAATTAGAAGCAATTGAGATGTATGATCAGGCGATCGCAGTTGCTAAAGAAAACGACTACATCAACGAAGAAGCCTTGGCTTATGAACTCGCGGCTAAATTTTATTTGTCATGGGGTAAAGAAACGATCGCTCAAACCTACATGACCAATGCCTACTATACTTATGGTCGTTGGGGGGCTGTTGGTAAAGTCAAAGATTTAGAGTCAAAATATCCACAATTAATTAAACGCTCTCCAGAAACACAAAAGCTCGAAACAAATTACCTAGAACTAACGCAAACAAGTTCTACAACTACCTCCGCTAGTCACGTTCTTGACTTGATGACGGTGATGAAAGCCGCGTTAGTCTTGTCAGAAGAAATGGTGTTTAGTCAGCTGCTGGAAAAGTTGATGAAAATTGTCATGGAAAATGCTGGCGCTCAAAAAGGTTATTTTATTGCCAAGCATGAGAATCAATGGATGCTAGAAGCAGCGGGAATGATTGCAGATCAGGATATTCGCGTTGTTGTTAACTCACAGAGTGAAACTAATTCCCCTTTACTGCCAATTGCCTTATTCAATTATGTGGAAATAACCAGAAACACCCTGGTTTTAGATGATGCTGTGGAAGACTCCCGCTTTACTGTGGATGCTTATATTGACACTCATCAATCCAAGTCGATTTTGTGTCTACCTTTGATTCACTCTCACAAATTTACTGGTATTCTTTACCTAGAAAATAATCTGATTTCTGGTGCTTTTACTCCAGAAAGAGTGAATGTGCTGAGTTTATTGACAGCACAAATTTCCATTGCGATCGATAATGCCCGTCTCTACACTAACCTGCAAATTTACTCGCAACAACTAGAAGCCAAATCACAAGAACTCGCAGCTAAAAATGAAGCTTTGCAAGCATCGGAAAAGCGAGAACGAGAGAAAGCCGAACAACTCAAACAATATCTGCGTAAACTACAACAAGCCCAAGCTCAACTTGTGCAGACTGAGAAAATGTCCAGCTTAGGGCAACTAGTAGCAGGTGTTGCCCATGAAATCAACAATCCGGTGAATTTTATTTTTGGCAACCTCACCCATGCTAATGAATATACCCAAGAGGTACTAAGAATACTGGAACTTTACCAGAAACATTACCCATTTCCCCATGCAGAGATTGAACAGGAGGCTATGGCAATTGATCTAGAATTTTTGCTGGAAGATTTGCCCAAGCTACTGTACTCTATGCGGGTTGGGGCAGACCGGATTCGTAAAATTGTCGCATCTCTGCGGACATTCTCGCGCATGGACGAAGCCGAGATGAAACCCGTTGATATTCATGAGGGAATCGACAGTACGCTGATGATTCTGCAACATCGCCTCAAAGCTAAGTCAGACCGTATCCCTATTGAGGTGATTAAAAACTACAGCGACTTGCCTGTGGTGGAATGCTATGCTGGAGAACTGAATCAAGTATTTATGAATGTGTTGAGTAATGCGATCGATGCTTTAGAGGATTCATTAGCAAGTAATCAAGGACAAAGCATTACCCCAACCATTACCATTCACACTGAATTAGTTGATCAGCATCATGTTGAAATTCGCATTGCAGACAATGGTCAAGGTATGCCAGAGTTTGTTCGTCAACGCTTGTTCAATCCGTTTTTTACTACAAAACCTGTGGGCAAAGGTACGGGTATGGGCTTGTCGATTAGCTATCAAATTGTCACTGAAAAACATCGTGGTTCACTTACTTGTACCTCACAACCAGGAGCAGGAGCAGAGTTTCAAATCCGCATTCCCCTCCGTCAATAAGGGTGCAGGTTGTATATATTGAGTTAGGATTTATACGAATTTTGGTTAATTAGTTATGATTCCCCGACTCATTGCACCCCACCCCCAACCCCTCCCCTTACTAAGGGGAGGGGAGACAAAGGATAGCTTTGGTGGGGTGGGGTTGTTCGTATTTAACAAGTAATCAAGCAAACTCGATATTATAACAATTCTAGTTAATTTAGTAGTAATGCACCGCCAAAGATTTGCGGTGCGTTAGGACGTTCCGTCCATAACGCACCCTACTGGCGTGACCGGACTAAAGTAGTGCATAAATATAACTCTTGTGGGACGGGCTAGAAGCCCATCCGGTGCGGGCTGTCCGGCCCACACCACAAGAAAATCATCATGCAACATTTTAGCCTTGACACGCCACTACTGGCGTGACCGGACTAATTTAGTACGTATTTCACACAAATACGGAAATTGTTTTTATTTTCTTGTAGTTATAAAGTTTATGGCTTTTACAAAATAAAATAAGCATCTATCTTGAGATATATTTTTTATATTTACTCTTTTTGTAAGCATTTTTGAAAACTAGTTATGCAAAAATGTTTTTTACTACTAGATTAATTGCATATTTGTTATGGCAATAAAAATGTTGGTCGTAGAATTATCTGAAACCAAACATACATTTTGTTGTATTTTTACAAATTTGCAATATTTTTTATATTTTTGCAAAAAAAGGAAAAATTTATTGGTTAATAAAGACTTATTTATCCAACTTTTTACTATTTCTACTAAACTTTCCCTGCGAACCGTTCTGGTAGTCCCCTTTATTCTGCAAATTTCTGCGGCGGTGGGTTTAACGGGTTATCTTTCATTGAGAAATGGGCAAAAAGCAGTCAATGATGTCGCAGCACAACTGCAAACTGAAATTAGCCAACGTGTTGAACAGAATCTACAAAGTTACCTTGAACCTCTTCATAAAGTTAATCAAGCTAACGATATAGCTATTAGTATTGGTGAATTTAATATAAAAGATAATGCAAAATTAGAACGTTACTTTTTTGAGCAATTAAAAATATACACTGATATAAATTTAATTGGTTTTGCTAATTTAAACAGAGAATTATTTTCAGCAGAAAGGTACTCTGATGGCTCATTGACAATTAGAGTATCTAATAAATCTACTGGCTATGAATTGCGTACCTATAAAACTAATAGTAAAGGAAATCGTCTTGAAATCATCGACAGTGGCAAAAACTACAATCCTCAAAAGCGCGATTGGTATAAAAAACCCATACAGACGGGTAAACAAAGCTGGAGCGAGATTTATCCCCATGTTACTGGTTCTACTTTATATATTGCCGCTAGCCAGCCAGTTTATAACAAAAAAGGCAAATTGGTAGGAGTATTACTTTCAAATTTAAATCTCTTACAAATTGGAACTTTCTTAAAAAGCTTAAAAATCGGTAAAACAGGACAAAGTTTTATCATCGAGCGTTCAGGAATGTTAGTGGCAACTTCAACAAAAGAAAAGCCATTCCGGTTTGCAGAAACAGCGGTAGCACTGCCAGAAAATAAGGTGAAGCGACTGTTGGCTAAAGATAGTAGTGATATGATGACGCAAGCAACTGCTAAATATTTAGAAGCTAAATTTGGTAATTTTAATTCTATTAAAAATGAACAGCAATTAGATTTTAAAATAAATGGTAAGCGTCAGTTTATCCAAGTGTTACCTTTCCAAGATCATCGGAAACTTGACTGGTTAATTGTGGTAGTAGTCCCAGAAGATGATTTTATGGAGGAAATTAACGCTAATAGCCGCACCACTATTTTGCTGTGTATTGTGGCTTTGATGGTGGCTGTTGCTGTTGGTATTCTAATTTTACGGTGGATAACTCAACCAATTATAACTTTAAAAGAATCTGCTTTAGCACTCACAAAAGGTGATTGGGAAAACAGGATAGAAATAAAGCGTTCTGATGAGTTGGGGGAATTAGCCAAGTCATTTAATAGTATGGCGCATCAACTGCAAACAAAATTTTTAGAAATGCAGGATTTAAACAAAGCTTTGTTGCAGAGTGAAAGTTGCCTAAAGCAATTTCTCGAAGCTGTGCCTGTAGGTATTTCAATACACGATCGCACTGGGCAACTCTACTATGCTAATGGAATTACACAACAGTTACTCGGCATTGAGACATTAGCAGAAGTCGAAAGCGAACAATTGGCAGAATTTTACCAGATTTATCTGGCTGAAAGTGACCAGTTGTATCCTACTGCCCAATTACCAATCATGCGTTCTTTAGCAGGTGAAACTGTTCACGTTGATAATTTAGAGCTGCATCAAGACAATAAAATTATCCCTCTAGAAGTTTTTAGCACGCCAATTTTTGATGAAACTGGAAACATAGTATATGCGATCGCAGCTTCTATTGATATTACCGAACGCAAACAAGCACAGAAGCTCCTAGCTGATTATAATTCTATTTTGGAGCAACAAGTTGCTGAACGTACCCAAGAACTACAACGGGAAATCGCTGAACGGTCTATCTTAGCAGAACGTAACCGTTTAGCACAGGAAATCCACGATACTTTAGCCCAAGCCTTCGCCGTTGTCATTGTCCACTTAGACACCGCCTCACGCAAAGTGACCACAGATATAGATACGGCACAGGCATTAATCAAAGCAGGGCGGGACTTGGCGCACTCTGGGCTGACAGAAGCACGCCGTTCCATTAAAGCATTACGCTCACAATTATTAGAAGACGGTGATATATTTAATGCTCTCAATCGCTTCGCCACACAGATGTTTTCGGCTACCAATACACATATTGTCTGTCAACTAATAGGCGAAATCTATCCTCTACCTTCAGATGTTGAAAACAACTTGCTTCGCATTGGACAGGAAGCATTAACTAATGCTTTCAAGTACGCCAAAGCCAGGGAAATCCAAATTGAACTGGCGTATCAACAAAGACAGTGCAGCTTGCGAATCAAAGATGATGGACAAGGGTTTGACATGGGCATATTTGACTTTTCCCAGAATCTGGAAAACCCCTCTCCAAACCTCTCTCCCAGAGGGGGAGAGGCTTTGAATTTTCCCCCTTCCCTAGTAGGGAAGGGGGTTAGGGGGTTAGGTTTTTCACATGGCGTGAAAAGTCAGGTTAACGGCTTTGGTCTTTTAGTCATGAGCGAACGAGCTGAAAGCATTGGCGCAAAATTAACAATTCAGAGTTCGCCAGGACAAGGAACGGAAGTTTCAGTGTTAGTCTACCGGGAGTAAACCAGCGTTAGCCAATTTAATGTCATTCGCATAAATAACGTAAATGCATCTGATGAAAATATAAACTGCCGAGAGTAAAGGATTATGCGCCAATCTCATGTTATTCGCATCCTGATTGCTGACGATCATCCAATTCTAGGACAAGCTTTAACAATGTTTATTGAATGTGAGCCAGATATGACTGTAGTCGGACATGCTTGTGATGGGCGAGAAGCGTTAGAACTGTTCTGCACACATCAGCCAGATGTGGCGCTGATGGATTTGCAAATGCCGAAGATGGAAGGTGCTGATGCGATCGCTGCTATCTGTGCTAAATTTAAACACACCCGAATCCTTGTGTTGACTACCTTTGATGGCGATGAAGATATTTATCAGGCACTACAGGCTGGTGCAAAGGGTTATATCCTTAAGGGGGCGGAACCGAATGAACTCTTGGATGCCATTCGCACTGTTCATCAAGGTCAAAAGTATATTCCGCCTAGTATAGCAGCCAAGCTAGCCGAGCGCGTGGGTAGCCAGGAATTGAGCGATCGCGAGTTGGAGGTGCTGCGCCTGATAGCCAAGGGTAAGAATAACCAGCAGATTAGCGCTGACTTAAATATCGCTGAGAGTACCGTTAGGTTCCATGCTAATAATATTTTTGGGAAGTTGAACGTGAGCGATCGGACTCAAGCCCTAGTCACTGCGCTGCATCGGGGGATTGTCAGGCTGTAGTCGCATTTTGGCGACCTCACATTTTGATAGGTTTAAAACCCAACATTTCGCTAGTGACAATGTTGGGTTTATTTTCTATGCTCAGGATATTCACTTGGTTTTGGTTTGTATAAGTTTATGGAGGGTGTTCACATTACTTACATGAGGATAAAGTAGCGATTGCCTCTGGCAACACCTTTGGTATGGTCACAATTTGCTCGCAATTCATTTGATAGCTCTGTGCGACACAGTATTTGACTAAAAGCTGAAGTTAGAGCTTAACTGCCTTAAGTTGCTGAGTGTAATTGCAGTTAGCGTTGGATACTAACATTAGCTATAGGACTCATATCTGATTTTTGAACAAGATTTCAGATAAAACCCTGATAAAACTGGCTTTTCAGTCTCAGTATGTTTTCAGAAATCAAATTGGAGTCCTATAATAACTTTGAGTTGTGTCATTCTATCAATTTATTTTTATAGCTATATGTTTAGACAAGCTAATATCTAGTTTCCTTGGTAACCAATATTCTGGAGTTATAATTATGGCAATTATTCGAGATGTCGTTATTTTAAATATTTTTACTTTTTTTGTAGGTTTTGTTCTGGCAATGGCTACACCTAGCTTATCGTTTGAAGAAATGATTCCGTTAATTGCTTTAATTAATATAATTATCGTCTCCTTTGCTTTTTTAATAATAGGTTGTGTAGCAAAAATCAATCGATTTCAACACTTGAGGGCTGTTGCTCTTTTGCTATGGGTAGGAGGCATCGTTAATATTTATATTATCCCAGGAACCAACTTTTTAACATGGTTAACTTCTGGTATAATAATATTTATATGTATGCTAATTGGAGGATGGTTGTCATTTTTGATTGTACCTAAATCATCAGCCACTAACAACAAAGATAAAAATCGCTCAGCTACGTCAATTCAAACTTGGGTTTTGGGGCTGGCAGCTTCCGTTGCTTCAGCTATTTTCAAAGATTTAATTCTTAATGCAATCAAAAGTTAGATAGGTTACTAGTACAATGTACTTCAAATAGAGATTAGATATAGCAAAAATTGCTATTAAAGCTTTTATTTATTTGAAGATACTGTAACATGGATTTCTAACTAAGTTTGTTAGCCAATAAAGAAAAATTTCACTGATTAGGTAATTCTCATGAACCAGTTATTTAAGGGTTTATTTCGTGGTCTTGCTAGTCACGCTGGTCAGGCTATTGCTGGTGTAATTATTACAGGTGTTTTAGGAACATTTGGCATCGATAGTAATGAAGATTCTCAGACTGATAATCAAACAGATTCTCAAACTGACAATCAAGATTTATCCGACTCAACAAATGAAAATACAAATGCTTAAATGAGTATGTCATGTTAGGAGCGCAATTTTTTCGAGTTAAATATCGACAATTCAATAGGATTTTGAACGTTAATCATTCTAAAGACTGTCACACCTATGATATTCATGCATTCGTAAAAATGATCGCTTCTAACTATTATTTTGCATAGTTATTAATCACACTCAGCCATCCTTTCATTTCCTCTTCTAATGTCACAACTTTTATGGCTATATTTACAAAAATAATTTAAATGATGCGCTGTTGAACAGTTGGATGTTCTCTTTGAAAAAGTGAAGTGATAAGTTTTTATGAGTTTTTATCATAACTAATTAGGTGGACATGATATGAAGCGATCGCCCCACCAATTACCGCTTCTTGCTACCAAAATTGTTATATTTATAACTCTCATCAAGCGGATGTCTCTTAACTCGCCGAACCAGCATCTACACACTTGTAATGATAGTGTAAAAACAGGCGGTGTCTACGAGCGGCTACGCCTATGCACTCTTTATATAGAAGAAATATTCAAACAAAGGGATTCAATTATCACCAATTCATATCATGTCCGGTTAAATAATTATGATTCAATCTCACGCAGAGGAGCCACTGCGCTATCGCGGTTTCCCGACAGCCGCGCAAGTGGCGTTCGCAGAGGCGCAGAGAGCTTTTATGAGTTTTGATCATAACTAATTAGGCGGACATGATATGAAGCGATCGCCCCACTGATTACGGCTTTTTGTTACCAAAATTGCTATATTCATAACTATTGTAGAGGTGATATCTCTTGACTCGCCGATGCAACGTCTACGCCCTTCTGGTGATAGGGTGAAAGCAGGCGATCGCACCTCAAATAATCATACTTTCATACAGATGATCGCTTTTAAGATATTGTCCAATCTTCTATTTGTAAATTAGGGACTTTGGCAAAATCTTTAGTATTGCGTGTCACCAAAATAGCGTTTATAGAAAGTGTAATTGCAGCAATACGTAAATCTCTCGTACCTATACGAATTCTCTGACTAACTAATTCTTGATAACAATTATAAGCAGGCAGGTCAAAGTCAAGTAATTTCAGCTTGTTGAGGTATTCCACTCCATCTCTTAATCCTTTGTAAGCCAGTATAAGTCTTTCAGACTGGGAAGGTTGATCGTTATACTTATTAATCACATTCAGCCATCCTTTCATTTGCTTTTCCAACGTCACAACTGTTATGGCTGTATTTGCAAAATTAATTTGATTGATGCGCTGTTGAACAATTGGATGTTCTCTTTGAAAAAGTGATAAATGGTCGGTATCCAGCACCCAAATAATAGTCACTTTACCTCGGATTCTGCATCGATCTGTCTATAATATTCCTCCATTTCTGCATCAATTTGACGGCGTTCTGCCTCTATCTCAGCCAGTACCTCATCAAAAAGTGGATTATCCTTGTACATACCAGCTACTTTCATCCAAGGATTATCTGTTTGAGGACAATCTATTTCTAAAGTAACTATTTTTGAATTTTTTAAACGTTTTTGCAAAAGCTGCTGTAAATTCTCCAAAGCTTCATTTTCAGTTTTACCTGAACTTTTACAGTCTGATAAGCCTAGTACCACTGCACTAAATCTACCATCTTGCTCATTTTCAACCAGCACACCATAACTTAGCTTTGAAGTGTCTGTATCAGAATTTGTTGAAGGGCTAAAATTAATCATAGTTTTTTACGTTTATTTATATGTTTTAATTTTAAATATATTCCTCAACTTTGCGAGCATGTCAGTTTCACAGTTGATGCTCACTACTTCCATCACCAGTTTAAGCGATCGCAAAGAGCGTAATTACGGTTTCTCACTGCCAAATGGTCGGTTTTCTTCTGCAATTAACACTTAACGAGGTAGAATATCATCTAAGCGAAGTTGAAGACTGGGCAAAAGCGGCGAATTTATTGATTGGTTTAGTCGGTATTGTTGTTGAGTATAGGTGTCTTCAACTAGTTGACA
Above is a window of Nostoc sp. UHCC 0702 DNA encoding:
- a CDS encoding response regulator transcription factor; translation: MRQSHVIRILIADDHPILGQALTMFIECEPDMTVVGHACDGREALELFCTHQPDVALMDLQMPKMEGADAIAAICAKFKHTRILVLTTFDGDEDIYQALQAGAKGYILKGAEPNELLDAIRTVHQGQKYIPPSIAAKLAERVGSQELSDRELEVLRLIAKGKNNQQISADLNIAESTVRFHANNIFGKLNVSDRTQALVTALHRGIVRL
- a CDS encoding HAMP domain-containing protein, which codes for MVNKDLFIQLFTISTKLSLRTVLVVPFILQISAAVGLTGYLSLRNGQKAVNDVAAQLQTEISQRVEQNLQSYLEPLHKVNQANDIAISIGEFNIKDNAKLERYFFEQLKIYTDINLIGFANLNRELFSAERYSDGSLTIRVSNKSTGYELRTYKTNSKGNRLEIIDSGKNYNPQKRDWYKKPIQTGKQSWSEIYPHVTGSTLYIAASQPVYNKKGKLVGVLLSNLNLLQIGTFLKSLKIGKTGQSFIIERSGMLVATSTKEKPFRFAETAVALPENKVKRLLAKDSSDMMTQATAKYLEAKFGNFNSIKNEQQLDFKINGKRQFIQVLPFQDHRKLDWLIVVVVPEDDFMEEINANSRTTILLCIVALMVAVAVGILILRWITQPIITLKESALALTKGDWENRIEIKRSDELGELAKSFNSMAHQLQTKFLEMQDLNKALLQSESCLKQFLEAVPVGISIHDRTGQLYYANGITQQLLGIETLAEVESEQLAEFYQIYLAESDQLYPTAQLPIMRSLAGETVHVDNLELHQDNKIIPLEVFSTPIFDETGNIVYAIAASIDITERKQAQKLLADYNSILEQQVAERTQELQREIAERSILAERNRLAQEIHDTLAQAFAVVIVHLDTASRKVTTDIDTAQALIKAGRDLAHSGLTEARRSIKALRSQLLEDGDIFNALNRFATQMFSATNTHIVCQLIGEIYPLPSDVENNLLRIGQEALTNAFKYAKAREIQIELAYQQRQCSLRIKDDGQGFDMGIFDFSQNLENPSPNLSPRGGEALNFPPSLVGKGVRGLGFSHGVKSQVNGFGLLVMSERAESIGAKLTIQSSPGQGTEVSVLVYRE
- a CDS encoding type II toxin-antitoxin system VapC family toxin, with translation MTIIWVLDTDHLSLFQREHPIVQQRINQINFANTAITVVTLEKQMKGWLNVINKYNDQPSQSERLILAYKGLRDGVEYLNKLKLLDFDLPAYNCYQELVSQRIRIGTRDLRIAAITLSINAILVTRNTKDFAKVPNLQIEDWTIS
- a CDS encoding type II toxin-antitoxin system HicB family antitoxin, whose amino-acid sequence is MINFSPSTNSDTDTSKLSYGVLVENEQDGRFSAVVLGLSDCKSSGKTENEALENLQQLLQKRLKNSKIVTLEIDCPQTDNPWMKVAGMYKDNPLFDEVLAEIEAERRQIDAEMEEYYRQIDAESEVK